In one Capra hircus breed San Clemente chromosome 22, ASM170441v1, whole genome shotgun sequence genomic region, the following are encoded:
- the CAMK1 gene encoding calcium/calmodulin-dependent protein kinase type 1 isoform X1, with translation MGGGAWACWTLLGQGALAVAGGQWAMPGAVEGPSWKQAEDIRDIYDFRDVLGTGAFSEVILAEDKRTQKLVAIKCIAKKALEGKEGSMENEIAVLHKIKHPNIVALDDIYESGGHLYLIMQLVSGGELFDRIVEKGFYTERDASRLIFQVLDAVKYLHDLGIVHRDLKPENLLYYSLDEDSKIMISDFGLSKMEDPSSVLSTACGTPGYVAPEVLAQKPYSKAVDCWSIGVIAYILLCGYPPFYDENDAKLFEQILKAEYEFDSPYWDDISDSAKDFIQHLMEKDPEKRFTCEQALQHPWIAGDTALDKNIHQSVSEQIKKNFAKSKWKQAFNATAVVRHMRKLQLGTSQEGQGQTASRGELLAPAAGGPVAGCCCRDCCVEPSPELSPSLHPQL, from the exons GAGCCCTGGCTGTGGCCGGAGGGCAGTGGGCCATGCCGGGGGCAGTGGAAGGCCCCAGCTGGAAGCAGGCGGAGGACATTAGAGACATTTACGACTTCCGAGATGTTCTGGGAAC AGGAGCCTTCTCTGAGGTCATCCTGGCAGAAGATAAGAGGACTCAGAAGCTGGTAGCCATCAAATGTATCGCCAAGAAGGCTCTGGAGGGCAAGGAGGGCAGCATGGAGAACGAGATCGCTGTCCTACACAA GATCAAGCACCCCAACATTGTAGCCCTGGATGACATCTACGAGAGTGGGGGACACCTCTATCTCATCATGCAGCT GGTGTCAGGCGGTGAGCTGTTTGACCGAATTGTGGAAAAAGGCTTCTACACGGAACGGGATGCCAGCCGCCTCATCTTCCAGGTGCTGGATGCTGTCAAGTACCTACACGACCTGGGCATCGTACACCGAGACCTCAAG CCAGAGAATCTGCTGTACTACAGCCTGGATGAAGACTCTAAGATCATGATCTCCGACTTTGGCCTCTCCAAGATGGAAGACCCCAGCAGTGTGCTCTCCACGGCCTGTGGGACCCCAGGATACGTGG CCCCTGAGGTGCTGGCCCAGAAGCCCTACAGCAAGGCCGTGGATTGCTGGTCCATCGGGGTCATCGCCTATATCCT GCTCTGTGGTTATCCTCCCTTCTATGACGAGAATGATGCCAAACTCTTTGAACAGATTTTGAAGGCCGAGTACGAGTTTGACTCTCCTTACTGGGACGACATCTCTGACTCTG CCAAAGACTTCATCCAGCACTTGATGGAGAAGGATCCAGAGAAGAGGTTCACCTGTGAGCAGGCCTTGCAGCACCCCTG GATTGCAGGAGATACTGCCCTAGATAAGAATATTCACCAGTCCGTGAGCGAGCAGATCAAGAAGAACTTTGCCAAAAGCAAGTGGAAG CAAGCCTTCAATGCCACAGCCGTGGTGCGGCACATGAGGAAGCTACAGCTGGGCACCAGCCAGGAGGGGCAGGGACAGACAGCGAGTCGTGGGGAGCTCCTGGCACCAGCAGCCGGGG GGCCGGTGGCTGGCTGCTGCTGTCGTGACTGCTGTGTGGAGCCCAGCCCAGAACTGTCCCCCTCTCTGCACCCCCAGCTCTAG
- the CAMK1 gene encoding calcium/calmodulin-dependent protein kinase type 1 isoform X2 → MPGAVEGPSWKQAEDIRDIYDFRDVLGTGAFSEVILAEDKRTQKLVAIKCIAKKALEGKEGSMENEIAVLHKIKHPNIVALDDIYESGGHLYLIMQLVSGGELFDRIVEKGFYTERDASRLIFQVLDAVKYLHDLGIVHRDLKPENLLYYSLDEDSKIMISDFGLSKMEDPSSVLSTACGTPGYVAPEVLAQKPYSKAVDCWSIGVIAYILLCGYPPFYDENDAKLFEQILKAEYEFDSPYWDDISDSAKDFIQHLMEKDPEKRFTCEQALQHPWIAGDTALDKNIHQSVSEQIKKNFAKSKWKQAFNATAVVRHMRKLQLGTSQEGQGQTASRGELLAPAAGGPVAGCCCRDCCVEPSPELSPSLHPQL, encoded by the exons ATGCCGGGGGCAGTGGAAGGCCCCAGCTGGAAGCAGGCGGAGGACATTAGAGACATTTACGACTTCCGAGATGTTCTGGGAAC AGGAGCCTTCTCTGAGGTCATCCTGGCAGAAGATAAGAGGACTCAGAAGCTGGTAGCCATCAAATGTATCGCCAAGAAGGCTCTGGAGGGCAAGGAGGGCAGCATGGAGAACGAGATCGCTGTCCTACACAA GATCAAGCACCCCAACATTGTAGCCCTGGATGACATCTACGAGAGTGGGGGACACCTCTATCTCATCATGCAGCT GGTGTCAGGCGGTGAGCTGTTTGACCGAATTGTGGAAAAAGGCTTCTACACGGAACGGGATGCCAGCCGCCTCATCTTCCAGGTGCTGGATGCTGTCAAGTACCTACACGACCTGGGCATCGTACACCGAGACCTCAAG CCAGAGAATCTGCTGTACTACAGCCTGGATGAAGACTCTAAGATCATGATCTCCGACTTTGGCCTCTCCAAGATGGAAGACCCCAGCAGTGTGCTCTCCACGGCCTGTGGGACCCCAGGATACGTGG CCCCTGAGGTGCTGGCCCAGAAGCCCTACAGCAAGGCCGTGGATTGCTGGTCCATCGGGGTCATCGCCTATATCCT GCTCTGTGGTTATCCTCCCTTCTATGACGAGAATGATGCCAAACTCTTTGAACAGATTTTGAAGGCCGAGTACGAGTTTGACTCTCCTTACTGGGACGACATCTCTGACTCTG CCAAAGACTTCATCCAGCACTTGATGGAGAAGGATCCAGAGAAGAGGTTCACCTGTGAGCAGGCCTTGCAGCACCCCTG GATTGCAGGAGATACTGCCCTAGATAAGAATATTCACCAGTCCGTGAGCGAGCAGATCAAGAAGAACTTTGCCAAAAGCAAGTGGAAG CAAGCCTTCAATGCCACAGCCGTGGTGCGGCACATGAGGAAGCTACAGCTGGGCACCAGCCAGGAGGGGCAGGGACAGACAGCGAGTCGTGGGGAGCTCCTGGCACCAGCAGCCGGGG GGCCGGTGGCTGGCTGCTGCTGTCGTGACTGCTGTGTGGAGCCCAGCCCAGAACTGTCCCCCTCTCTGCACCCCCAGCTCTAG